From the Halobacteriovorax sp. GB3 genome, the window TTCATCCCTCATCTGGGAAAGGTTGGCATGAAAGGCCCTCTAGGACAAATTAGTATGAGCAATAAAGATGCTATTGCTATGGCAAAATCGCTAAAAATAAAGAGAGTCTTGCCAATTCATCATTCAACTTTAGAACTTTATCAGGAAAAAATTGATAGTATTGTAGAGCATGCTCGAAATACTAATTTGTTACTGGATCTAATTGCAGAGGGCTCAACGCTTTTCTTGGAGCTAGATTAATTAGCAGATGTATTATCCAATGCTCTTTCTTATTGAATAATTAGTTTTCACGAGGATTTTCTTGAAAATCCTCACTAGCTAATCCAACCCCCAAATGAGACAATCACCCAAAGGAGACTGTCTTGAAAATCACTATATTCACATTACTATTCACTATTATTCACGCCAAAATCGCCGTTGCAAATGTTCTACCAATCGCACACCGAGGAGCATCGGCCTATGCACCAGAAAATACAGTTAGTGCGATAAAAAAAGCAATAGAGCTTGGAGCGAAGTATATTGAAATTGATGTTCATATGACTAAGGATGGGGAGGTCGTAGCGATTCATGATTCCACTATCGATAGAACTTCAAGTGGAAGTGGTAAAGTCTCTGATTTGAATCTCACCAAATTGAAAGAGATTGATTTTGGTTCTTGGTTTTCGAGTAAATTTAAAGATGAAAGAATTCCAACTCTTGAAGAGGTGCTAAAAATTACTGGTAATAAGAGCGTTTTAATTATTGAATTAAAAAATGGTCATGATGATTATCCTAATATTGAGAAAAAAATTGTCAATCTCGTTGAGAAAATGGGACTGGGTGAATCTGTCATTTTAAAATCATTTTCTTTTGAAATCCTAAATCGCTTTAAACAGCTCGCACCTGATTTAGAAAGACTCTATTGTACATTTGGTGGGACAAGTTGGGTGACTCTCGATAATTTTTTGCGATTTAAAAATATCTTTAAAGGAAGCTCGTTTCAATATCTGCAAGTGCACAAGTATTTCTTAACGGATTGGATTGTGAGCGAAGCTAGAAAAAGAAATATCAAAGTTGTTGTTTGGGATGTGCATGATAAAGCCACGATGAGCGAGATGGTCGAGAAGGGCGTTGACTTTATTGAGTCGGATAATCCAGATTATGTGATAAATCTTTGAAAAATTATAGCAAAAAAATAGCATAATTTTTATTAGTTCAGTTATTGCATATATCGTTTGCGGCTTCACGTCGAACCGAGAAGACTCTGCTTGTGGAAGATTACATTGGAGCTTTAAAAACAATCAAGTATAATTAGAGAAATAAAACATGGGATAACTTATGAAAATTATCAACCTTTTTAGTTCTTTCAATTATCTTTTTCGAACGTGCGATATAAGTCTATAAAAATGAACTGTTTAATTAATAAATATTTTCTTTTCTTCTTGCTCATCGTGTTTTCGCACCCTCTGAGGGCATGGGATAAGTTGGCTCTCTTTGAATTTCAAACTTTTTCTGTCGAAGGAGCTAATGAAGGGAATGAACAACGAATTCAATATCAAAAGAAATTGGATTATTCGGGGTCTTTCTTTCGAAGGGATAGGTTTGATAAGACTGAGTATTTACTCAATGGAGAAAAAAGCTTCGAGCCTATTAAAAAACTGTTCTTACACCCTGGAGCAACCGTAGGTATAAATAGTGAAACTTTCGAAAAATATTCTTTAAGCCTGAATGCAGACTATTATGGGATCATTCCTTTTAATTTTTCAGGATTCATTAGCTTTAAAAAATATGATTTAGCTGATGTCATTTTGTTTTCTCCAAGTGTCCATTGGGAAACAAAAATAGGCCTACTTCTTATGGGTCAAGTTTTTTACGGTAATTTGATTGCAGATAGAGGAAGTAAAGCAACGATGGCCTATAGTTTAAAAGCTGTTTATCTCAATTCTGTTTTTCGTCCCTATGCTTTTTATAGCATCGGAGAAGAAGCCGCTGTTCTATTAGAAAACCTCAAGCTTACGGATTATGAGGTTCGGTCTTTTGGTATTGGTGGGAAGTTCCCATTGGGAAAAGAGTTTGCTCTCGAAGGTGATTATCAGAACTTAGACCTGAAGGATTTTGATAGAACCTTGGAATATTTCACTATCAGAGTGGTTCGGAAATGGTAGCTCCTACTTGGTTGACCATCTCCTTTCAGTTTCTTGGCCATTATTACACAATTCTTTTTTTGATATATGTTGCTCTAATATGGAAGGCCAGTCGACAAGTAAAAAAAGACGTCTTTCAAGAAAGTGTTCTCAACCATTTGGTTAATGATAAAACAAATTTTCCAAGCTTTACTATCATTATTCCGGCCTACAACGAAGAGCTTCTTATTTATCAAACCGTAATGTCTTTCATAAAGCTTAATTACAGCAATTTTGAAGTGATCGTTGTCGATGACGGATCAACTGATAAAACGATGGATGTATTGAAAGAAAAATTTTGTCTTGTTGCATCTAATGAAGAGCCTATCAATAAAATTGGAAGGAAATCTTGCCATAGCGTTCAGGTTTCAAAGACTTTTAAAAATCTCAAGGTTCTCGGCCAAGACAATGGTCGTAAAGGTTCGGCCATTAATCAAGGAGTAGCCTTTGCTAAAAATGATTGGGTTTGTGTTGTTGATGCGGACACCATCCCAGAAGTTGATGCTCTTTATAAGATGGCCCTTTATATTCTCAATCACCCCAATTATCATGGGATTGGTTGTTCTTTAAGAATTGCCAACGGAGCAGAGATTAAAGACTTTTCAATTAGTACAGGAAAGCTTCCTAAGAATCATATTTCTAATTTTCAAATTATTGAATACATCCGCTCTTTTTTTGGCGGTCGTATTGGGTGGGATGCTTTTAGGGCAACGTTGTTATTGTCGGGTGCTTTCTCGGCCATAAGAAAAGACTTGATATTAGAAGTAGGAGGGTTCTCTACGACTTCTATTGTAGAAGATCTCAATTTTTGTATGAAGTGCTATCGTGCTCGTGGGAGGAGTCTGAACTTTAAAATCTACCCAGAACCTTTGGCATGGACTCAGGCCCCTTTAGATTATCGCTCCCTTGCTGCTCAGAGGTTGCGATGGCAAAGAGGACTAATTGACTCTGTTTGGAGATTTAGAGGCTTATTTTTGAATCCGAAGATCGGAAGAGTTGGATTCATACACTTTCCCTATTTAATTTATGGAATGATAATTGAGCCATTTATTGAGGTCTATTCCTTTTTTGTTATGGTGTATTCTTATCTCTATGGATTTATCTCTACTGAACAGCTATTAGTTCTAACTGGCTTTACTCTTTTTTTAGTGGTGCTCATCAATATTAGCGCTCTTTCTATTGAAGAAAATTATTTTTCCCGTCAAAAATCTTTGAAAAGCCGCTTTCGTATTATTTTTTATTCCGTTTTCGAAATTATTTATTATCATCAACTTTTAACACTCTTGAATATTTATGCTACCTTTACCACGTTCGGTTTTAAGCCTAAATGGGGCTACATGAAACGAAATAAATTTTAATAGTGCATAGACAAATCCCTAGAGAACGAAAAAGCACAAATTAAATATGAATTTTTATAAAGTGGTGAATACAATGGCAACCTGGTCCAATAGAAAACTAATCAGTAAAACAGAAAGAAGACTTAGAATAAAGATTCTAACTGATTTGATTCATAGTTATCATGTACATTTAGGAGGTCGTGGCTGGCATAGTCGGCTATCTGACGTTATTCTTTTTAATGACATGCTTGTTGTTGGAGAAGATCTTTCTGAAGGGATTTCTAAGCAGAGAGAGCATGTTGTTCCATGCAAATTACTGTTTGAAGAATGTTTCAAAATATTTGAGCAGAAGAAAGAATCGGCTAAGGTTGAAGTTGAATCTTTATTAGATAAGTACCTAAAAGTCGTAATTATTGATGAAAGAGTCTCTAAAGTAATAGATACTACTCTAGGTTTAAAAACATCTATGCCTGAGGGACATGATTTGCCAAATTGCTCTCCTTATTGTCGTATTAATATCGGTTATAGTTCTGTCTCGGAAAGCTCCTATAATAATATAGTTTGGTTCGAGTAAAATACATGGTTAACTTATAAAGTGGTGGCCGTAGAGTTGAGATTTGAATCAACATTTCCTGATTATTCTATTTATCCGATACTTCCCTCGCAATAAATGTCCAAAAAATTAAATGGCCCACTATCATTTTTTCAAACCCATTACTCTTTTTAAATTTAGATATATTATGTTTAAAAGAGGAGTCTAGAATGAAGAAGATGAAACTTGTGCTTTTAATTATGCTGGTGGGACAAAGTTCTCTGGCCGCATTATTCCCACTCAAATGCCATAAAGAAGAGACTGGTGAAAGTCTCTATTTAGAAAGTCCTAAGTATATTAGAG encodes:
- a CDS encoding glycerophosphodiester phosphodiesterase produces the protein MKITIFTLLFTIIHAKIAVANVLPIAHRGASAYAPENTVSAIKKAIELGAKYIEIDVHMTKDGEVVAIHDSTIDRTSSGSGKVSDLNLTKLKEIDFGSWFSSKFKDERIPTLEEVLKITGNKSVLIIELKNGHDDYPNIEKKIVNLVEKMGLGESVILKSFSFEILNRFKQLAPDLERLYCTFGGTSWVTLDNFLRFKNIFKGSSFQYLQVHKYFLTDWIVSEARKRNIKVVVWDVHDKATMSEMVEKGVDFIESDNPDYVINL
- a CDS encoding glycosyltransferase family 2 protein, which gives rise to MIYVALIWKASRQVKKDVFQESVLNHLVNDKTNFPSFTIIIPAYNEELLIYQTVMSFIKLNYSNFEVIVVDDGSTDKTMDVLKEKFCLVASNEEPINKIGRKSCHSVQVSKTFKNLKVLGQDNGRKGSAINQGVAFAKNDWVCVVDADTIPEVDALYKMALYILNHPNYHGIGCSLRIANGAEIKDFSISTGKLPKNHISNFQIIEYIRSFFGGRIGWDAFRATLLLSGAFSAIRKDLILEVGGFSTTSIVEDLNFCMKCYRARGRSLNFKIYPEPLAWTQAPLDYRSLAAQRLRWQRGLIDSVWRFRGLFLNPKIGRVGFIHFPYLIYGMIIEPFIEVYSFFVMVYSYLYGFISTEQLLVLTGFTLFLVVLINISALSIEENYFSRQKSLKSRFRIIFYSVFEIIYYHQLLTLLNIYATFTTFGFKPKWGYMKRNKF